CCTGACGCCGGAGCGGTTCCAGGCGCTGATCGACGAGGACGGCCTACTGGAGTGGGCGGAGTACGTCGGCGACTTCTACGGCACCCCCCGCGCGCCGATCGAGGCGCACCTCGACGCGGGCCGCGACGTGCTGCTCGAGATCGAGTTGGCGGGCGCCCGCCAGGTGCGCGAGAGCCTCCCGGAGGCGGTCACGATCTTCGTCGCGCCCCCCGACCTCGCGGAGCTCGAGCGGCGCCTGCGCGGTCGCGGGACGGACGACGAAGCGAAGATCGCGAAGCGGTTGGCGCGGGCGCGCGAGGAGATCGCGGCGGTGCGCGAGTTCGAGTACGTCGTCGTGAACGACGACCTCGCGGACGCCGCCCGCACCTTCGAGGGGATCGTCCGCGCCGAACGCGCCCGCGCGTCGCGCCTCCCGGACGGCGCCGTGGCGCGCTTCCTGCAGACCGCCGCCGACGTGTAGTACGCTTCACGTCCCACCGCGCGCCGCACCGCACGCGCTCGCGGGGCCTTGGAGGACGCATGGCTCAGGACGGTTACGACACCCTGCTCGCGCAGACCGATTCGCGCTACCGCCTCTCGATCGTCGTCGCGCGGCGTGCCGCGCAACTCAAGAGTGGCATGCCGACGCTGTTGAGCGACGAGGAGATGCCCGACGCCGCGGCGAACACCGTCAGCGTCGCGATGGAGGAGTTGCGGCTCGGCAAGCCGGTCACGTGGGGCGAGGACCTGCCCACCGACGCGCAGTTGCGGGAGGCGCGCGCCCGTGAGCGGCGCGAACGCACGACCGAGGTCGTCTGAGGTCACGCCCGACCGGCCGCCCCGCTGGATCGTGGGGGTGACCGGCGGGCTCGCCGCCGTCAAGGCCCCCGCCCTGGTGCGCCGCCTCCGCGAGGCCGGCGCCGAGGTCCGCGTCGCGGCCACGCCCGCGGTCCGTTTCGTCACGCCACTCGCCCTCGCCTCCGCCGCCGGCGGGGAGGTGCTGGACGAGGCCGCCTGGTTCGCGGCCGACGGCGAGGCCCGGCACCTGAGCTTCGCGGCGTGGGCGGACGGCCTGCTGGTCGCCCCCGCCACCGCCGACGCCCTCGCCCGCATCGCGCACGGGCACGCGGGGGACGTCGTGAGCGCCCTGGCGCTGGGGGTGCCGCGGGTCGCGCTCGCGCCGGCGATGAACCCCGCCATGTGGCGCGCCGCGCCGGTCCGCCGCAACGTCGCGCGCCTCCGCGCCGACGGTCGCGAGGTCCTCGAGCCCGCCTCGGGCGCGATGGGCACCGTCGGGGAGGCGCCCGGACCGGGCCGCCTCCCCGACGAGGCGGCGCTCGTCGAGGCGGTCCTGCGGGCCCCGCGCGGGCGCGACCTCGAGGG
This DNA window, taken from Trueperaceae bacterium, encodes the following:
- a CDS encoding flavoprotein, which encodes MSGANARPRSSEVTPDRPPRWIVGVTGGLAAVKAPALVRRLREAGAEVRVAATPAVRFVTPLALASAAGGEVLDEAAWFAADGEARHLSFAAWADGLLVAPATADALARIAHGHAGDVVSALALGVPRVALAPAMNPAMWRAAPVRRNVARLRADGREVLEPASGAMGTVGEAPGPGRLPDEAALVEAVLRAPRGRDLEG
- the gmk gene encoding guanylate kinase; protein product: MSDPGRRGIPFVMTGASGVGKESLRREAAPALGDLAFSVSATTRALRPGETDGVQYHFLTPERFQALIDEDGLLEWAEYVGDFYGTPRAPIEAHLDAGRDVLLEIELAGARQVRESLPEAVTIFVAPPDLAELERRLRGRGTDDEAKIAKRLARAREEIAAVREFEYVVVNDDLADAARTFEGIVRAERARASRLPDGAVARFLQTAADV
- a CDS encoding DNA-directed RNA polymerase subunit omega, which translates into the protein MAQDGYDTLLAQTDSRYRLSIVVARRAAQLKSGMPTLLSDEEMPDAAANTVSVAMEELRLGKPVTWGEDLPTDAQLREARARERRERTTEVV